The following are from one region of the Raphanus sativus cultivar WK10039 unplaced genomic scaffold, ASM80110v3 Scaffold3472, whole genome shotgun sequence genome:
- the LOC130506622 gene encoding uncharacterized protein LOC130506622, giving the protein MAKKVLMTSNGDEVSRNIAIQLAKHGCRLVLMGDEASLRSTVHHIRVSIEGAFPVELIGADMEADSEEAFHVAVQKAWNRLGSLDAFVNCCTYQGKMQDILQVSEDEFKKITKINLTAPWFILKAVASMMKEHGSGGSVVFMATIASGERGLYPGADAYATAAAGIHQLVRASAMSLGKHKIRVNMISRGLHLGDEYPVAVGIDRAEKLVKDAAPLGQWLNPEKDIYSTVIYLISDGSCFMTGTTVMVDGAQSLMRPRLKSYM; this is encoded by the exons ATGGCGAAGAAAGTGTTGATGACATCTAACGGCGACGAGGTTTCCCGGAACATCGCTATCCAGCTAGCCAAACATGGTTGTCG GTTGGTTTTGATGGGAGATGAGGCTTCTCTAAGGAGCACTGTACACCACATACGAGTCTCCATAGAGGGTGCCTTCCCAGTGGAACTCATTGGAGCCGACATGGAAGCTGATAGTGAGGAAGCTTTCCATGTTGCTGTCCAAAAGGCATGGAATCGTTTGGGATCTTTGGATGCTTTTGTCAACTGCTGTACCTACCAAGGGAAGATGCAGGACATTCTCCAAGTCTCTGAAGATGAGTTCAAGAAGATCACAAAGATCAATCTCACGGCTCCATGGTTTATCTTGAAGGCTGTGGCGAGTATGATGAAGGAGCATGGATCAGGAGGTTCCGTTGTCTTTATGGCTACAATCGCTAGTGGGGAGAGAGGGCTTTACCCTGGAGCTGATGCCTATGCTACAGCCGCTGCTGGGATTCACCAGCTCGTTCGG GCATCAGCCATGAGTCTAGGGAAGCACAAGATAAGGGTCAACATGATCTCTAGAGGACTGCATCTTGGAGATGAATATCCAGTTGCAGTGGGGATAGATAGAGCGGAGAAGCTGGTGAAGGACGCTGCTCCTCTGGGACAGTGGCTTAACCCGGAGAAAGATATCTACTCGACTGTGATTTATTTGATCAGTGACGGTTCATGCTTCATGACAGGTACAACTGTGATGGTCGATGGAGCACAGTCTCTTATGAGACCACGTCTCAAATCCTACatgtga